One stretch of Kogia breviceps isolate mKogBre1 chromosome 20, mKogBre1 haplotype 1, whole genome shotgun sequence DNA includes these proteins:
- the LOC136793338 gene encoding LOW QUALITY PROTEIN: zinc finger protein 134-like (The sequence of the model RefSeq protein was modified relative to this genomic sequence to represent the inferred CDS: substituted 1 base at 1 genomic stop codon) gives MTKRCMHITHHQDSETQGLPFSFSEKDMRLSKEKKLLEVVLLHMEKAEYDQGPTSNCALAMMPPTPCGCFSFLQCHIPAGHIQGLPGLGPCFARKLCWRGHADGSDSGCWHRAEDEQTPSEQKVSIEVPQINISKTDLSTLKSYSWQRFCLYLEGGLHLAEDLGTNPGQKLCGAGVNFHQHSGEELFRRDAVRTFMKSHTVRAYKKSFTCQEPGKDFPGTSGLLQHQVTPQKDTKCVETSHNGQRQYKCHECGKAFCQKSRLAQHQRVHTGERPYECDECGKCLCCKYRFAQHQRVHTGERPYKCCECGKTFTRQPILFKHQRIHIGERPYKCSECGKVFRCNSSLITHRRIHMGERLYECREXGKFFSQSSQLIVHQRIHTGAKPYECSECGKTFTTKSKFVQHQRVHTGERPYECGECRRAFSCKRMLVQHQRIHTGERPYECSECGKVFRYISSLIKHRRIHTGERPYECSDCGKFFSQNATLISHQRVHTGAKAYKCSECAKRFSQSSTLTKHHSSHWRKTTSALNVEISSAKTPSLLNAEKFMLQKGIASKGNVEKFSVKICSE, from the exons ATGACCAAGCGCTGCATGCACATAACTCATCATCAAGATTCTGAAACGCAGGGTCTCCCATTTTCATTTTCAGAGAAGGACATGAGGCTTAGCAAGGAGAAGAAATTGCTAGAAGTTGTACTGCTACACATGGAGAAAGCAGAATACGACCAAGGTCCAACCTCAAACTGTGCTCTTGCTATGATGCCACCCACCCCATGTGGCTGTTTTAGTTTCCTTCAGTGTCATATTCCAGCTGGTCACATACAA GGGCTGCCGGGCCTGGGCCCCTGCTTCGCCCGCAAACTGTGCTGGAGGGGCCACGCTGATGGATCTGATTCAGGGTGTTGGCATAGAGCAGAGGATGAGCAGACACCTTCTGAGCAGAAAGTTTCTATAGAAGTGccacaaataaatatttcaaagacaGACCTGTCCACCCTGAAGTCCTATTCCTGGCAGAGGTTCTGCCTGTACTTAGAAGGTGGTTTGCATCTAGCTGAGGACCTTGGCACAAACCCTGGTCAGAAACTGTGTGGGGCAGGTGTGAACTTTCACCAGCACAGTGGAGAGGAACTCTTTAGAAGAGATGCGGTTAGGACCTTTATGAAGAGCCACACAGTCCGTGCATACAAGAAGTCTTTCACATGCCAGGAGCCTGGGAAGGATTTCCCTGGTACCTCTGGCCTTCTCCAGCACCAGGTCACTCCACAAAAGGACACCAAGTGTGTGGAGACCTCTCACAATGGACAAAGGCAGTACAAATGCCacgaatgtgggaaagccttctgCCAGAAGTCCAGGCTTGCTCAGCACCAGAGAGTCCACACTGGAGAGAGGCCTTATGAATGTGATGAATGTGGGAAATG cctctGCTGCAAATACAGATTTGCTCAGCACCAGAGAGtccacactggagaaaggccttataaGTGCTGtgaatgtgggaaaaccttcaCCCGTCAACCCATACTATTTAAGCACCAGAGAATCCACATTGGAGAAAGGCCTTataagtgcagtgaatgtggtaaAGTCTTTAGATGCAACTCCAGCCTCATTACTCATAGAAGAATTCACATGGGGGAAAGGCTTTATGAGTGTAGAGAATGAGGGAAGTTCTTTAGCCAAAGCTCTCAACTTATTGTGCaccagagaattcacactggagccaagccttatgagtgcagtgaatgtgggaaaaccttcaCCACTAAAAGCAAATTTGTTCAACACCAGAGAGTCCAcacaggagaaaggccttatgaatGTGGAGAATGCAGGAGAGCCTTCAGCTGTAAACGCATGCTTGTTCAGCACCAGAGAATCCACACTGGAGAgaggccttatgagtgcagtgaatgtgggaaagtcTTTAGGTACATCTCCAGCCTCATTAAACATAGAAGAATTCACACTGgggaaaggccttatgagtgtaGTGACTGTGGAAAGTTCTTTAG CCAAAACGCTACTCTCATTTCGCACcagagagttcacactggagCAAAGGCTTATAAGTGCAGTGAATGTGCGAAACGTTTTAGCCAAAGCTCTACTCTTACTAAGCACCACAGTTCACATTGGAGAAAAACCACGAGTGCACTAAATGTGGAGATTTCTTCAGCCAAAACTCCCAGCTTACTCAACGCTGAAAAATTCATGCTACAGAAAGGCATCGCCAGTAAAGGAAATGTGGAAAAGTTTTCTGTCAAAATTTGCTCTGAGTGA